The Clupea harengus chromosome 26, Ch_v2.0.2, whole genome shotgun sequence genome has a segment encoding these proteins:
- the lyl1 gene encoding protein lyl-1, translated as MMEKLEPAAAAVRSPSPQPCSMLLSALSPPPALRGTHRLPSTPSSSSSSSSSSSSSGAGSPLVTNGGGSQGDTQDGRADTESAPEPVAMATDAKEEEEEEEQVRKKEDGDSQPDATESTLTPPPPPPPPPPPPPPSLVPFVAEPQVTTTSPHTLTPSTPTSTSTSTSSPCPSTSSLAPASLPLPPNIPVISLGHSKPPLPSLRLPPPQLTTLHPIPTLPHGPPDGRLTQLTAMPGGNAAGNMPPSGPMLPGGYHILNSSFLGPPGSYGIFGNNRIKRRPSSHFEMELPETGPPQKLARRVFTNSRERWRQQNVNGAFSELRKLIPTHPPDKKLSKNEILRLAMKYINFLVKLLTTRPATGQCGSRGRDNADAGMASARRPAPAAAAAATRTVRRAWGPGSSGVKGGGMMEKVKEQIRTVAISSHQR; from the exons ATGATGGAGAAGCTGGagcccgctgctgctgccgtccgctcccccagcccccagccctgCTCCATGCTGCTCTcagccctctctcctcctcctgccctgcGGGGGACGCATCGCCTGCCCAGtacccccagcagcagcagcagcagcagcagcagcagcagcagcagtggtgccGGTAGCCCACTGGTGACAAATGGAGGAGGGAGCCAGGGGGACACGCAAGACGGGCGCGCCGACACCGAATCCGCACCTGAGcccgttgccatggcaacggatgccaaggaagaggaggaggaggaagagcaggtcAGGAAGAAGGAGGATGGGGACTCCCAGCCCGATGCCACGGAGTCGACGttgacacctcctcctcctcctcctcctcctcctcctccaccaccacccagccTGGTGCCTTTCGTTGCTGAGCCACAAGTGACCAcaacctcccctcacacactgactccttccacccccacctccacctccacctccacctcctcaccttGCCCATCCACTTCTTCCTTGGCGCCAGCCTCTCTCCCCCTACCCCCCAACATCCCCGTCATCAGCCTGGGCCACAGTaagccccctctcccctccctccgccTGCCGCCCCCACAGCTGACCACCCtccaccccatccccaccctGCCTCACGGACCCCCAGACGGACGCCTCACCCAGCTCACCGCCATGCCCGGGGGCAACGCAGCCGGCAACATGCCCCCGTCGGGACCCATGCTGCCTGGAGGATACCACATCCtcaacag TTCATTCCTGGGTCCGCCTGGCAGTTATGGTATCTTTGGGAATAATCGCATCAAGAGAAGACCAtcctcacattttgaaatggagCTCCCTGAAA CGGGGCCTCCACAGAAGCTGGCCCGGCGGGTGTTCACCAACAGCCGGGAGCGCTGGCGTCAGCAGAACGTGAACGGCGCCTTCTCGGAGCTGCGCAAGCTCATCCCCACGCACCCGCCCGACAAGAAGCTGAGCAAGAACGAGATCCTGCGCCTGGCCATGAAGTACATCAACTTCCTGGTCAAGCTGCTCACGACCAGGCCAGCGACAGGCCAATGCGGCAGCCgggggag AGACAACGCGGACGCCGGGATGGCCTCGGCGCGTCGCCCGGCTCCAGCTGCTGCGGCGGCGGCGACACGGACAGTGAGGAGAGCCTGGGGCCCAGGGAGCTCGGGGGTGAAGGGCGGGGGCATGATGGAGAAGGTGAAGGAGCAGATCCGGACGGTGGCCATCTCTAGCCATCAGCGGTGA